From the Montipora capricornis isolate CH-2021 chromosome 2, ASM3666992v2, whole genome shotgun sequence genome, one window contains:
- the LOC138038206 gene encoding E3 ubiquitin-protein ligase TRIM71-like has protein sequence MASEALECSICCEHFDDQTRCPRLLSCGHSFCSKCLEKLHNEKVINCPTCRNAVSVPAGVVGLPKNFSLLDILLTLPQKEDEEEGSPICETCDDDQHPATSCCLDCKEKMCKDASRWHVRQRASRDHRVVSLEELKANPRLAAVPVFCLEHNEQFRFFDEDCGHVVCRDCVTLKHNGHKCLSLAEAASKYRQEMEALVTKASTQAEEIKGAETKVEGVSLELKQSYEKEAALIQGTFREVVAAVTAREHLLMSELDNLYKTNSLTLTEQRDRLRVFQACLESAVQRANTAIQSPGNTELLVARSDIVSTLGALERQPPDLEPQGNSILKFSFDLGQVLDLLNKVGFVSSTGCAAETTATGSGLNITGSGQKASFTITAHDSQGRKCSVGGDLFVAELKQVKEEKKVEINVKDNGDGTYLATYTAPADANCNYTMSVLLRGSHIQGSPFAVQFVHVPVGRRVSCSQCGNWRPGAMMHYQNNLGPSRSDNYYRVQGFSALCYPTCSNTSSCRNSWVFVCGPC, from the exons ATGGCATCCGAGGCCTTAGAGTGTTCAATTTGCTGCGAACATTTCGATGACCAAACGCGCTGCCCTCGTCTGCTGAGTTGTGGTCACAGTTTCTGCTCAAAGTGCCTGGAGAAGCTAcacaatgaaaaagtcattaACTGTCCCACATGTAGAAATGCAGTGTCGGTGCCTGCTGGAGTCGTAGGGCTTCCAAagaatttttctcttttggATATCCTATTGACCTTGCCACagaaagaagacgaagaagaaggtTCACCTATATGCGAAACTTGCGATGACGACCAACACCCCGCGACCTCCTGTTGTTTGGATTGTAAAGAAAAGATGTGCAAGGATGCATCTCGCTGGCACGTTCGTCAGAGAGCATCTCGCGATCACCGCGTTGTCTCGCTGGAGGAGCTAAAAGCAAACCCAAGGCTGGCTGCTGTGCCCGTTTTTTGCTTGGAGCATAATGAGCAGTTCCGGTTTTTTGATGAAGATTGTGGCCATGTTGTCTGTAGAGACTGTGTCACTCTTAAGCATAATGGCCACAAATGTTTATCTCTAGCTGAAGCTGCTTCTAAATACCGACAGGAGATGGAAGCACTAGTCACCAAAGCCAGTACGCAGGCAGAGGAGATAAAAGGTGCAGAAACGAAAGTGGAGGGTGTCAGTCTTGAGCTTAAACAATCATATGAAAAAGAGGCTGCCCTGATTCAAGGCACGTTTAGAGAA GTTGTTGCCGCTGTTACTGCCCGTGAACATCTTCTGATGAGTGAGCTGGATAATCTTTACAAGACCAATTCACTCACCCTCACTGAGCAGCGGGATCGTCTGCGCGTATTTCAGGCCTGCCTGGAGAGTGCTGTCCAGCGTGCCAACACTGCAATCCAATCCCCAGGTAACACTGAGCTGCTTGTCGCCAGATCCGATATAGTGTCCACTTTGGGGGCCTTAGAGAGACAACCTCCTGACCTTGAACCGCAAGGCAACAGTATACTCAAGTTTTCCTTCGACCTCGGGCAGGTACTGGACCTGCTCAATAAGGTAGGTTTCGTTTCAAGCACTGGATGCGCTGCAGAAACCACTGCAACTGGCTCTGGATTGAACATTACGGGATCAGGACAAAAGGCTTCCTTTACTATTACTGCACATGATTCCCAAGGCCGTAAGTGTAGTGTGGGCGGCGACTTGTTTGTGGCGGAGCTCAAACAAGTAAAGGAAGAGAAAAAGGTGGAGATAAATGTGAAGGATAATGGTGACGGCACTTACTTGGCGACCTACACAGCTCCAGCTGATGCGAATTGTAACTATACAATGTCCGTGCTGTTACGTGGGTCTCACATTCAAGGCAGCCCTTTTGCTGTTCAGTTTGTACATGTCCCAGTTGGTAGGCGGGTGAGCTGCAGTCAATGTGGGAACTGGCGACCAGGAGCCATGATGCACTATCAAAACAACCTTGGGCCCTCTCGTTCTGATAACTATTATAGAGTTCAAGGATTTAGTGCTTTGTGTTATCCCACATGCAGTAACACCTCTAGTTGCAGAAATTCATGGGTTTTTGTTTGCGGTCCGTGTTAA